CCAGCCACCTCTGTCGGCGGGTTCGGACCGACGAGAATGCCGACGAGGATGTACGCGGGGATCACCGACAGCGAAAGTCGGTTGGCAGCGATACCGGCAAGCGCGAGTGCGACGAGTGCGACGCCGAGTTCGACGAGCAGTGCCGCCATCTATGCGTCCAGCAGTTTCTCGAACTCGTGCTGTTCCTCGCGGGTGCCGAGCACGACGAGCGTGTCGCCCGCTCGCACCGTCTCCGTCGCTTCGGGGTTGGCGATGGTCGCTTCCCCGCGCTGGATCGCCACGACCGAGACTCCGATCTCCTCTCTGAGGTTCGACTCCGCGAGGGTCTCGCCCACGATGGGGGCCGACTCGTCGATGTCGTACCACTCGATCAGCGAATCGCCCAGGGGGACCTCCACCTCGTCGAGGTCGACCGGCTGGAAGTGCGCCCCCTCCAGAATCGACCCGAACTGCCGGGCCTGCTTGTCCGACAGCGAGAACAGTCGCTCGCTGTCGGCGTCGGGATCGGGCCGGCGATACACGTCCCGTTTCCCGTCGTGGTGGATAATCACCACGAGGCGCTCGTCGCCGTCCAGTTCGAGTTCGAACTTGTGACCGACGCCGGGCACCTCGGCCTCGTAGATAGTCATGGATCGGAATTCGCTCGTCGGGTGCTTAATGGTGTCTGTGATCCACTTTCACCGCGGTACGCGAACGCTTAAACAGATTCCCGGCCAAAACCCGGACAGATGGCCCAGTCCGACGCCGACGCGGGGAGCACCGACGGCCACGTCGACCACCCGCTGGTGACGCCGGAACTACTCGAACAGCGGCGCTACCAGCGCGAGCTGGCCGACCAGGCCCTCGACGATCACACGCTGGTCTGTCTCCCGACCGGCCTGGGCAAGACGACGGTCTCCTTGCTCGTGACCGCCGAACGGATACAGGACGCGCAGTGGAAGTCCCTCTTGCTCGCGCCGACGAAGCCGCTGGTCCAGCAACACGCCGAGTTCTACCGGGAGGCCCTCAAGGTGCCCGACGACGAGATCGTCGTGTTCACCGGCGAGGTCCGGCCAGCCAAGCGATCGGACCTCTGGGCGGACGCCCGCGTCGTCATCGCGACTCCACAGGTCGTCGAGAACGACCTCGTCGGCAAT
Above is a genomic segment from Halomicrobium sp. LC1Hm containing:
- a CDS encoding cation:proton antiporter regulatory subunit — its product is MTIYEAEVPGVGHKFELELDGDERLVVIIHHDGKRDVYRRPDPDADSERLFSLSDKQARQFGSILEGAHFQPVDLDEVEVPLGDSLIEWYDIDESAPIVGETLAESNLREEIGVSVVAIQRGEATIANPEATETVRAGDTLVVLGTREEQHEFEKLLDA